From a region of the Halomonas sp. HL-93 genome:
- a CDS encoding helix-turn-helix domain-containing protein — translation MTATSEEHAALRIASGCKPFVEPLRLGERLKQIRLANHWTLEDVSQRTGLARSTLSKIENDQVSPTFSVVQKLTTGLNIDLPQLLTPPKRERYTMGRRDLTRKGKGQLHPTPTYEHELLGHQLAQKRMIPFKTIVRARHFDEYHQWVRHDGEEFLIVLHGDVMLYTEFYAPLVLAEGDSLYFDSDMGHALISTSEDDAVVLSVCTRGEDPN, via the coding sequence ATGACCGCAACTTCGGAAGAGCATGCGGCGTTGCGCATTGCATCGGGATGTAAGCCCTTTGTTGAGCCGCTGCGTCTGGGCGAGCGGCTCAAGCAGATCCGCCTTGCTAACCACTGGACATTGGAAGACGTCAGCCAGCGTACCGGTTTGGCGAGATCCACGCTGTCTAAAATTGAAAACGATCAGGTGTCACCCACCTTTTCAGTGGTGCAAAAGCTGACAACGGGCCTCAATATTGACCTGCCCCAGTTGTTAACACCACCTAAGCGGGAACGTTACACGATGGGGCGACGGGATCTTACCCGCAAAGGCAAAGGCCAGCTGCACCCCACGCCGACCTATGAGCATGAACTTTTAGGCCATCAGCTAGCGCAAAAACGCATGATTCCGTTTAAGACCATTGTTCGGGCGCGGCATTTCGACGAATACCACCAGTGGGTGCGTCACGACGGTGAGGAATTTCTCATTGTTTTACACGGCGATGTGATGCTTTACACCGAATTTTATGCGCCTTTGGTACTGGCCGAAGGTGACAGCCTGTATTTTGACAGTGATATGGGCCACGCATTGATTTCGACCAGCGAGGACGACGCTGTGGTGCTGTCAGTCTGTACCCGCGGGGAAGACCCCAACTGA
- a CDS encoding gamma-glutamylcyclotransferase family protein: MAWVKRLLALCAILVLGLAGWLWLTMLSPWFYERPDDLADVEQRTHYVFVYGTLRYAPVRWVVMGDSGHPEEATLEGYQRNGLDLSPKPDSHVHGLRLRVTADQLARLDRYERLGIRYERKEKQLADGKRAWVYQRLSNAQSLFSPLPAARIALVP, translated from the coding sequence ATGGCTTGGGTCAAACGCCTGCTCGCGTTGTGTGCAATACTGGTGCTGGGCCTTGCAGGATGGCTTTGGCTGACCATGCTTAGCCCTTGGTTCTATGAGCGGCCTGACGATCTTGCGGATGTTGAGCAGCGTACACACTACGTATTTGTATATGGCACCTTGCGTTATGCCCCCGTCCGATGGGTTGTAATGGGCGACTCAGGACACCCCGAAGAAGCCACGCTTGAGGGCTATCAACGTAATGGCCTGGATTTATCGCCCAAACCTGATAGCCATGTTCATGGTTTACGCTTGCGCGTTACCGCTGATCAGCTAGCACGCCTTGATCGCTACGAACGATTGGGTATTCGCTATGAACGGAAAGAAAAGCAACTGGCCGACGGCAAACGCGCCTGGGTCTATCAACGCCTATCCAATGCTCAAAGCCTGTTTTCGCCATTACCCGCTGCCCGCATCGCTCTGGTACCCTAA
- the tusD gene encoding sulfurtransferase complex subunit TusD, whose translation MDYGLLVMGAPYSQPAPHSALRFAHAVLAKGHQLVGVFFYHDGVHNASLLMTPPQDELNLRDAWKALHEEHAVTLDVCIAAALRRGIVSQAEATRHGHDAFNLAAPFELTGLGQLLTLQQRCDRLITFAS comes from the coding sequence ATGGACTACGGACTATTAGTAATGGGGGCTCCCTACAGCCAACCAGCGCCTCATTCGGCGCTCAGGTTTGCTCATGCGGTGCTTGCCAAAGGACACCAGCTTGTTGGCGTTTTCTTTTATCATGACGGTGTTCATAATGCATCACTGCTAATGACTCCGCCGCAGGATGAGCTGAACCTGCGCGATGCCTGGAAGGCGCTACACGAAGAACACGCTGTGACGCTGGATGTCTGTATTGCTGCGGCGCTGCGACGTGGAATCGTCAGCCAGGCTGAAGCGACGCGCCATGGTCACGATGCCTTTAACTTGGCGGCGCCTTTTGAGTTGACGGGGTTAGGCCAGTTGCTGACGCTTCAACAGCGCTGCGATCGTTTGATTACCTTTGCCAGTTGA
- the pdxH gene encoding pyridoxamine 5'-phosphate oxidase yields MARDIADIRRDYEGGRLDEAHAPDDPLVLFDEWFTLAIEQEGRDSNAMTLASVDSQGRPHARVVLLKGFDQRGMVFFTNYHSHKGSELSNVPYAALTFWWPSISRQVRIEGAVEQVAAEESDEYFASRPRGSQLGAWIATQSVVIPDRNWIEERQKRFEQAYEGQTIPRPIHWGGYRVNPDMIEFWQGQPSRLHDRIRYERRDGGEWSYFRMAP; encoded by the coding sequence ATGGCACGCGACATAGCGGATATCAGGCGTGATTATGAAGGTGGTCGACTCGATGAAGCGCATGCCCCCGACGATCCCCTGGTGTTGTTTGATGAATGGTTCACCCTGGCGATTGAGCAGGAAGGAAGAGACAGCAACGCCATGACGCTCGCTAGTGTTGACAGCCAAGGGAGGCCCCACGCGCGCGTCGTTTTACTAAAAGGGTTCGACCAACGCGGCATGGTATTTTTCACCAACTACCACAGCCACAAAGGCAGCGAACTCAGTAATGTGCCCTACGCTGCCCTTACCTTCTGGTGGCCATCGATCTCCCGTCAGGTGCGAATTGAAGGGGCCGTTGAACAGGTGGCGGCGGAAGAGTCCGACGAATACTTTGCTAGCCGTCCACGTGGTAGCCAGTTAGGCGCCTGGATTGCGACCCAAAGCGTCGTCATACCCGACCGCAACTGGATTGAAGAGCGCCAAAAACGCTTCGAACAAGCATATGAAGGGCAAACTATTCCTCGCCCCATTCACTGGGGTGGCTATCGCGTTAACCCTGATATGATCGAGTTTTGGCAGGGGCAACCCAGCCGCTTACATGATCGTATTCGCTATGAGCGGCGTGATGGTGGCGAGTGGAGCTATTTTCGCATGGCTCCCTAG
- a CDS encoding DUF934 domain-containing protein, whose product MPPKDNQADAVELAPVHADHLIADGELAAENAWCVSYDTEALPEHRPAFVPVALWKANQEDTELAPLLPSDCELTAALAEEIGSAPAIAIDFPAFTDGRGYTLARLLRERFGYQGEVRAVGDVLVDQLEYMRRCGFTAMALRDDQHPEDALRALSFFSVRYQTDVEERQALFEKRLNADQ is encoded by the coding sequence ATGCCGCCTAAAGATAACCAGGCCGACGCGGTTGAACTGGCGCCGGTTCATGCCGATCACTTGATCGCCGATGGCGAACTGGCGGCGGAAAACGCCTGGTGCGTGTCCTACGATACGGAGGCACTCCCCGAGCATCGCCCTGCCTTCGTACCGGTTGCACTGTGGAAAGCCAACCAGGAAGACACCGAGCTGGCACCACTGCTGCCAAGCGATTGCGAGCTGACCGCTGCCCTGGCCGAAGAGATCGGTTCGGCCCCGGCAATTGCGATTGACTTTCCGGCGTTTACCGACGGGCGTGGATATACGCTTGCCCGGCTGTTGCGCGAGCGCTTCGGCTATCAGGGTGAAGTGCGTGCAGTGGGCGATGTACTGGTCGATCAACTGGAGTACATGCGCCGCTGTGGCTTTACCGCCATGGCGTTGCGTGATGACCAGCATCCCGAGGATGCCCTGCGGGCGCTGAGTTTTTTCAGCGTGCGTTACCAGACAGATGTAGAAGAACGCCAGGCACTGTTTGAAAAACGCTTAAACGCTGACCAATAG
- a CDS encoding Bax inhibitor-1/YccA family protein, with product MSYNDSHIAQSATGGVANSVSTNKVLRNTYALLAMTLLFSAVTAGASVAMGVQQMNIFVFFIGAYGLMFLVHKTANSALGLLSTFAFTGFMGFTLGPILSAYLALPNGGALIMNALAMTGVTFIGLSAVALVTKKDFGFLANFMLAGAIVLVLAMVAGLIFNIPALSLMVSAGFVLFSSAAILYQTSEIIHRQGETNYILATITLFVSIYNLFISLLSLLGFMSND from the coding sequence ATGAGTTACAACGACTCACATATTGCGCAATCAGCCACTGGCGGTGTAGCCAACTCGGTTAGCACCAACAAAGTGCTGCGTAACACCTACGCGCTGTTGGCGATGACGCTACTCTTCTCTGCGGTAACCGCAGGCGCCTCCGTCGCGATGGGCGTTCAGCAAATGAACATCTTCGTGTTCTTTATCGGTGCCTATGGCCTGATGTTCCTGGTCCATAAAACGGCCAACTCAGCGTTAGGGCTGCTGTCTACATTTGCCTTCACTGGCTTTATGGGCTTTACGTTAGGGCCTATCCTGTCAGCCTATTTGGCACTGCCCAATGGCGGCGCGTTGATAATGAACGCCTTGGCAATGACGGGCGTTACCTTTATCGGTCTTTCAGCCGTCGCACTGGTAACGAAGAAAGACTTTGGCTTCCTTGCCAACTTTATGCTGGCAGGTGCCATTGTGCTGGTGCTCGCGATGGTGGCGGGGCTTATTTTCAATATCCCCGCGCTATCGCTGATGGTATCGGCTGGTTTTGTGCTGTTTTCTTCAGCAGCCATTCTTTACCAAACCAGTGAAATCATTCATCGCCAGGGCGAGACCAACTATATTCTGGCGACCATCACGCTCTTCGTTTCCATCTACAACCTGTTTATCAGCCTGCTGTCGCTGCTCGGCTTTATGAGCAACGACTAA
- the smrA gene encoding DNA endonuclease SmrA, whose protein sequence is MNQPLHDEMDFRAFVGDVKPLPQKNRANTATARKRPSEAQLARRECAEAEIDERHNFLSDDFVDLIPPFDPIVFRREGIQQGVVDKLKHGGYPVQAQLHLIRRPLAECRGLVFPFIQDAYAHDLRSVLIVHGRGREIDSPANVLRSYIAKWLIQFDEVQAYISAQPSDGGLGATWVMLRKSDRAKANNRERQQKRRG, encoded by the coding sequence ATGAATCAGCCACTTCATGATGAGATGGATTTTCGAGCGTTTGTAGGCGATGTTAAGCCGCTTCCACAAAAAAATCGGGCAAATACGGCCACTGCGCGTAAGCGACCTTCTGAAGCACAGCTGGCAAGACGCGAATGTGCCGAAGCGGAAATTGATGAGCGGCATAATTTTCTGTCCGATGACTTTGTCGACCTGATACCGCCTTTTGACCCCATTGTGTTCCGCCGTGAAGGGATTCAGCAGGGCGTCGTCGATAAACTCAAGCACGGCGGCTACCCGGTTCAGGCACAGCTTCACTTGATTAGGCGGCCGCTGGCCGAATGCAGAGGACTGGTGTTTCCCTTTATCCAGGATGCTTACGCTCACGACCTACGTTCGGTATTAATTGTTCATGGGCGAGGGCGGGAAATCGACAGCCCGGCCAATGTACTGCGCTCCTATATTGCCAAGTGGCTTATCCAGTTTGACGAAGTGCAGGCCTACATCTCCGCTCAGCCCTCTGACGGCGGGCTAGGCGCCACTTGGGTAATGTTGCGCAAAAGCGACCGAGCGAAAGCCAATAACCGTGAACGGCAGCAGAAACGGCGTGGTTAG
- a CDS encoding TusE/DsrC/DsvC family sulfur relay protein: MENTDTIVTLDPEGYLAEMNDWSEAVAEQLADDEGIELTPEHWEIIRLARNFYTRYEMAPAMRPLVKATQQALGNDKGRSIYLMRLFPGSTAKVVARIAGLPKPTNCL; the protein is encoded by the coding sequence ATGGAGAATACCGACACTATCGTGACGCTTGACCCGGAAGGGTACTTGGCCGAGATGAATGACTGGTCGGAAGCCGTTGCTGAACAATTGGCCGACGATGAAGGGATCGAATTAACGCCTGAGCACTGGGAAATCATCCGCCTGGCGCGAAATTTCTATACGCGCTATGAAATGGCCCCTGCGATGCGTCCCCTCGTCAAAGCCACCCAGCAGGCGCTGGGCAATGACAAAGGCCGCTCTATTTACCTGATGCGACTCTTCCCTGGCAGCACCGCCAAGGTGGTGGCGCGTATTGCGGGGCTTCCCAAACCCACCAACTGCCTTTGA
- the wrbA gene encoding NAD(P)H:quinone oxidoreductase, with protein MSALPYVLILYYSRSGATATMAQQIAAGVEQVAGIEARLRTVPPVSPTCEATTPEIPEEGAIYAELDDLRHCSGLALGSPTRFGNMASPLKYFLDTTSSLWINGALIDKPATAFTSSSSLHGGQESTLLTMLVPLLHHGMVYAGVPYSATELLATQTGGTPYGTSHLAGPRSDRSVDEHERTLCVAQGKRLAKLALAMHAMREDVR; from the coding sequence ATGTCCGCATTGCCCTATGTCTTAATACTTTATTACTCGCGTTCAGGTGCGACTGCCACAATGGCGCAGCAGATCGCCGCTGGGGTAGAGCAAGTGGCCGGTATTGAGGCGCGTTTGCGTACCGTGCCGCCGGTATCTCCCACCTGCGAGGCGACAACGCCCGAGATTCCCGAGGAGGGTGCGATTTATGCCGAGCTTGACGATCTACGTCACTGTAGCGGCTTGGCACTCGGTAGCCCCACGCGCTTTGGCAATATGGCGTCACCGCTTAAATATTTTCTCGATACTACCAGCAGCCTTTGGATCAATGGCGCCTTGATCGATAAACCGGCTACCGCTTTTACCTCAAGTTCGAGCCTGCATGGCGGGCAGGAAAGCACGCTATTGACCATGTTGGTCCCCTTGCTCCATCACGGCATGGTATATGCTGGCGTGCCTTACAGCGCCACAGAGTTACTGGCGACCCAGACAGGTGGAACTCCGTATGGCACAAGCCATCTAGCAGGCCCGCGCAGCGACCGCTCGGTAGATGAGCACGAGCGTACTCTTTGCGTAGCGCAGGGCAAACGATTAGCCAAACTAGCCCTGGCGATGCACGCGATGCGCGAGGACGTGCGATGA
- a CDS encoding DUF2069 domain-containing protein, whose product MRQWLEGIEQQHGIDRLTSLSRQWVLISFSLLLLMMLFRGFMVQGDAFNWRPMIAFVLPLVLFLPSIIGRRPRGHAWLAFVSLLYFSQGVMVATLPTQTLRGVVEALLSLALFSGCMAYARFRSRQVRAQG is encoded by the coding sequence ATGAGACAATGGCTAGAGGGCATCGAGCAACAGCATGGTATCGATCGACTGACGTCACTTTCACGGCAATGGGTGCTGATAAGCTTTAGCCTGCTATTACTAATGATGCTGTTTCGCGGTTTTATGGTCCAGGGAGACGCGTTTAACTGGCGACCTATGATTGCCTTTGTACTGCCGCTGGTGCTGTTTTTGCCTTCTATCATTGGTCGACGTCCGCGAGGACACGCATGGCTCGCTTTTGTAAGCCTACTGTATTTTAGCCAGGGGGTGATGGTGGCGACGCTGCCAACACAAACGCTACGTGGGGTCGTTGAGGCTCTTTTATCGCTTGCCCTGTTCAGCGGTTGCATGGCTTACGCACGTTTTCGTAGCCGCCAAGTACGCGCGCAGGGATAA
- a CDS encoding histone deacetylase family protein, translating into MITAYLTHPDCLLHHMGPEHPENPQRLEAIRARLALSGLLQQTMQSDAKEADELALSRVHATRHLNALTKCLPEEGIVPLDNDTLMNPDSLKAARLAAGAVIKGIDQVFKRQADNVFCAIRPPGHHAEAAEAMGFCFYNNIAVGAAYAKERYGAQRIAVLDFDVHQCNGTIDIFKNDPSVLICTSFQYPFYPWRYLRSEWQNVVNTPLEVGTDGPEFRRLIENQWLPALHRFKPDLVLISAGFDAHRDDPMGDVCLTDEDFYWVTHLAMEIATLYADNRLVSSLEGGYNPTSLASGVEAHLKALLGLPFSVAP; encoded by the coding sequence ATGATCACTGCCTACCTTACTCACCCGGACTGCTTATTGCATCACATGGGACCGGAACACCCTGAAAATCCTCAGCGACTGGAGGCGATCCGAGCGCGTTTAGCGTTATCAGGCCTATTACAGCAAACCATGCAGTCCGATGCCAAGGAGGCGGATGAACTGGCGCTTAGCCGTGTTCACGCTACGCGCCACCTTAACGCCCTCACCAAGTGCCTGCCTGAAGAAGGTATCGTACCGCTTGATAACGATACCTTGATGAACCCGGATAGCCTGAAGGCAGCACGTCTGGCGGCCGGTGCGGTCATCAAGGGAATTGATCAGGTCTTCAAGCGCCAGGCCGACAACGTATTTTGTGCTATTCGTCCACCTGGGCACCATGCTGAAGCGGCCGAGGCAATGGGGTTTTGCTTTTATAACAATATCGCCGTCGGCGCAGCCTATGCCAAAGAACGTTATGGAGCCCAACGAATTGCGGTGCTGGACTTTGATGTTCACCAGTGCAATGGCACCATCGATATTTTCAAGAACGACCCGAGCGTGCTGATCTGCACCAGTTTTCAATACCCGTTCTATCCTTGGCGGTATTTGCGCAGCGAATGGCAGAATGTGGTCAACACGCCTCTAGAAGTCGGCACCGACGGGCCTGAGTTTCGTCGTCTAATTGAAAACCAATGGCTACCGGCGCTACATCGCTTCAAACCAGATTTAGTGCTGATCTCAGCAGGATTTGATGCCCACCGTGACGACCCCATGGGCGATGTGTGCTTAACGGACGAGGATTTTTACTGGGTCACGCATTTGGCGATGGAAATTGCCACGCTGTACGCCGATAACCGGCTGGTCTCATCGCTGGAAGGTGGCTATAACCCAACATCGTTAGCAAGCGGTGTCGAGGCTCACCTGAAAGCCTTGCTGGGTTTACCCTTTTCAGTTGCGCCCTAA
- a CDS encoding DsrE family protein, translating to MHASEDLLVIIRHAPHNSNWLREGLDAALVAAAFGQSVRLMFMGQGALALCKEQQAGAPGQKASLPTINMLEMYDIDQLNVPQRTLDDLNLPLEALVDGITPLSEGQVKALFSQDRPILNF from the coding sequence ATGCACGCATCTGAAGACCTGCTGGTAATCATCCGTCATGCTCCCCATAACTCGAACTGGCTGCGCGAGGGTCTCGACGCTGCGCTGGTAGCTGCCGCCTTTGGTCAATCCGTCAGGCTGATGTTTATGGGGCAGGGGGCTCTGGCACTGTGCAAGGAACAGCAGGCCGGCGCACCGGGGCAAAAGGCCAGCCTGCCAACGATCAACATGCTTGAGATGTATGATATCGACCAGTTAAACGTCCCCCAGCGAACGCTCGATGACCTCAACCTTCCCCTGGAGGCATTGGTGGATGGTATAACGCCGCTCAGCGAGGGACAGGTGAAAGCCCTGTTTAGCCAAGATCGGCCGATCCTCAACTTCTAG
- the tusB gene encoding sulfurtransferase complex subunit TusB, with translation MILHILTTAPTSEVAQQVEQAIQAGDTLLLIEEGVTAALNPGLPCWTQTEYAVFLLEEDLVARGLAGTATHHRLATVDMAGFVTLTEQHAQSVTWY, from the coding sequence ATGATCCTGCATATTTTGACCACTGCGCCCACCAGCGAAGTAGCCCAACAGGTCGAGCAGGCCATTCAGGCGGGCGATACGCTGTTGCTGATCGAGGAAGGGGTAACGGCGGCGTTAAACCCGGGTTTACCCTGCTGGACACAAACAGAGTACGCGGTGTTTTTGCTGGAAGAAGACCTTGTTGCCAGGGGGCTAGCCGGCACCGCTACCCATCATAGGTTGGCAACCGTGGACATGGCCGGATTTGTAACACTGACTGAGCAACATGCACAGTCAGTCACCTGGTATTAG
- a CDS encoding bifunctional acetate--CoA ligase family protein/GNAT family N-acetyltransferase, which translates to MSTRFLHHFFEPRTLAVIGASENPASLGGLVLRNIHEGGFKGQRWAVNLKGYDQVFGDPCVKRIEDLPEVPDLAVICSPIEGVPKLIHQLGKFGVKAALVLSGGAYLDRDKGNKGSIRERMLSAARESGIRVLGPECMGLIVPAKKLNASYASQPVKAGRVAYLGQSGMLANAMIDWAAGRDVGFSHLITVGDSVDVLLPDLIDYVNQFSPAQAILLHLERISDAQHFMTAVRDASRNRLVLAIKSGRTFASDISGMAPTPGIANRDVVFDAAFSRAGVVRVNDSDELLDALETLSRMKPLRGDRLAVVSNGLGPAMLAIDKLVSAGGKLAEFSEETQQALHQSQVDVSKPGENPVDLGGNATPERFVEALRIVAADANVDAVLVVHAPTRLAPSLVTAQALIANRKAFRRNLLTSWMGLKEALNARHECNLAGIPTYISPEKAVKAFMHMVDYQRVQQLLQETPPSLPFSTSAEIRAQCRTLISEAKAQGRQTLSHSETAQVLEAYGIPAATSYYITSAEQALEVAAQIEGPKALKVVHEGNCRPYRYRKHPHKISAGLLQDLETPEQVADGVRRLGEKVNEKLPEYAIHEYCLQPMQRGKHSMQVCAGITRDPVFGPLIVFGIGGYKVNVLADRQVALPPLNMSLAADVVNRTHAASLIREHSSDPDRDTQHLCQLLVKLSQMASDLGELRGLELNPLLLNRDGMLAVDFAMDLGPPARFAIMPYPEELREWVTLKNGWQVEVRPIRAEDAPLITNFHRQLSEESIRFRYFHNKSNLTQRDLSVLSHINYDRQMAFIAEHQRDDGSKEMLGVVRVWNDPDNIRTEFSVIIRDDLQGLGIGSLLMKKMIDYCTHIGTLEMVGKIMPDNHPMRALMKHLGFTCRYNMEEQVIDATMRLNEPESEWQRHRLESLPD; encoded by the coding sequence GTGAGTACACGTTTCTTGCACCATTTTTTTGAACCCCGCACGCTTGCCGTCATCGGCGCGTCAGAGAACCCGGCCTCGCTTGGGGGCTTGGTCCTTCGCAATATCCATGAAGGCGGGTTCAAGGGGCAGCGTTGGGCGGTGAACCTGAAAGGTTATGATCAGGTCTTCGGCGACCCCTGTGTCAAGCGCATTGAAGACTTGCCTGAGGTGCCCGACCTCGCCGTTATCTGCTCACCCATTGAAGGCGTGCCCAAATTAATCCATCAATTAGGCAAGTTTGGCGTAAAAGCGGCATTGGTGCTGTCCGGCGGCGCTTATCTGGACCGCGACAAGGGCAATAAAGGGTCGATTCGCGAGCGCATGCTGAGTGCCGCCCGGGAATCAGGCATCCGCGTTCTAGGCCCTGAATGCATGGGCCTTATCGTGCCGGCCAAAAAACTTAACGCGTCGTATGCCAGCCAACCCGTCAAGGCAGGCCGTGTGGCCTACCTAGGCCAGTCGGGCATGCTGGCCAACGCCATGATTGATTGGGCCGCAGGGCGCGATGTGGGGTTTTCACACCTGATTACCGTGGGTGACAGCGTTGATGTGCTGCTGCCGGATCTAATCGATTACGTAAATCAATTCTCGCCAGCGCAGGCAATATTGCTCCACCTTGAACGAATATCCGATGCACAGCATTTCATGACGGCGGTGCGTGATGCCTCCCGCAACCGACTAGTGCTGGCAATCAAAAGCGGCCGAACCTTTGCTTCGGATATTTCCGGCATGGCACCGACACCAGGTATTGCCAATCGCGACGTGGTGTTTGACGCGGCTTTTTCTCGCGCGGGCGTGGTGCGCGTAAACGACTCCGACGAGCTACTAGACGCCTTGGAAACGCTTTCGCGCATGAAGCCGCTTCGTGGCGACCGTTTGGCGGTGGTATCCAACGGATTGGGCCCTGCCATGCTCGCCATCGATAAACTGGTGAGTGCCGGGGGCAAGCTCGCTGAGTTTAGCGAAGAAACACAGCAGGCATTGCATCAAAGTCAGGTAGATGTCAGCAAACCCGGGGAGAACCCCGTCGATTTAGGCGGCAATGCCACACCCGAACGGTTTGTCGAAGCGCTGCGCATTGTGGCCGCTGATGCCAATGTGGACGCAGTGCTCGTGGTGCATGCGCCAACACGGCTCGCGCCCTCGCTGGTGACTGCACAGGCATTGATTGCTAATCGTAAAGCGTTTCGTCGTAACCTGTTGACCAGTTGGATGGGCCTGAAAGAAGCATTGAACGCCCGCCACGAATGCAATCTGGCGGGCATTCCTACTTATATTTCGCCCGAAAAGGCGGTGAAAGCCTTTATGCACATGGTGGACTATCAGCGAGTTCAGCAGTTGCTTCAGGAAACGCCTCCCAGCCTGCCGTTTTCTACCAGCGCCGAGATTCGCGCCCAGTGTCGAACGTTAATCAGCGAGGCCAAAGCACAAGGGCGCCAGACGTTAAGCCACTCTGAAACCGCGCAGGTGCTTGAAGCGTATGGCATACCCGCGGCGACTAGCTATTACATAACCAGTGCGGAGCAGGCGCTTGAGGTTGCCGCTCAAATTGAAGGACCAAAAGCATTGAAGGTCGTTCATGAGGGAAATTGCCGACCTTATCGTTATCGCAAGCACCCGCATAAAATATCGGCAGGACTGCTGCAGGATCTTGAAACGCCCGAGCAGGTGGCGGATGGCGTACGTAGATTAGGCGAAAAGGTCAATGAAAAACTGCCTGAGTATGCGATTCATGAATACTGTTTGCAGCCCATGCAACGCGGCAAACATTCCATGCAGGTGTGCGCGGGTATTACCCGGGACCCGGTATTTGGCCCGCTGATTGTATTCGGCATCGGTGGCTATAAAGTCAATGTCCTCGCCGACCGGCAAGTCGCGTTACCACCACTCAACATGAGCTTGGCAGCGGATGTGGTCAATCGAACCCACGCCGCGTCCTTGATACGCGAACACTCATCAGACCCCGATCGGGATACCCAGCACTTATGCCAACTGCTGGTGAAGCTGTCGCAAATGGCCTCGGATTTGGGCGAGCTGCGCGGACTTGAGCTGAACCCGCTGTTGCTCAACCGCGACGGCATGCTAGCCGTGGATTTTGCCATGGATCTCGGGCCTCCAGCCCGTTTCGCGATCATGCCTTACCCTGAAGAGCTGCGAGAATGGGTGACGCTGAAAAACGGCTGGCAGGTCGAGGTGCGGCCCATTCGTGCCGAAGACGCGCCGTTGATCACTAACTTTCACCGGCAACTGTCGGAAGAAAGCATTCGTTTTCGCTACTTTCATAACAAATCAAACTTAACCCAGCGCGACCTCTCGGTGTTGTCGCATATCAATTACGACCGACAAATGGCGTTCATTGCCGAACATCAGCGTGATGATGGCAGTAAAGAAATGCTCGGGGTGGTGCGCGTCTGGAATGATCCGGATAACATCCGCACAGAATTTTCGGTCATCATTCGCGACGACCTGCAAGGGCTGGGAATTGGCAGTTTGTTAATGAAGAAAATGATCGATTACTGCACTCACATTGGCACACTGGAAATGGTGGGTAAGATCATGCCGGATAATCACCCCATGCGGGCATTGATGAAGCACTTAGGCTTTACTTGTCGTTACAACATGGAAGAGCAGGTGATCGATGCCACCATGCGGCTCAACGAGCCTGAAAGTGAATGGCAGCGTCACCGGCTTGAAAGCCTGCCGGACTAG